The following nucleotide sequence is from Methylocella sp..
CGCCTCAATCACATTTGTCGAAAAGCCCATTTATCAAAACCCCGCGTCAAACGCTAAACCTATAGAGCGACTGGAAGTTTGATGTCGAGCTTTTAAAGCGCGGTCTCCGAAAGTTGTGTCCTTTCCGGAGAGAACAGATGCGATCGAAAACGATAGTGGTCTGCGTCTCTTGGCGAGCGGTGCGAGGGACCTGCCGGCGAGTCCGACAGGACGTTTGTAAGATGACGCGAAGAGAAACTGGATTCAGCGAGGCTCTTTATAAAGCACGCGGGAGACTAAACCTCCGATCACGCCGCCGGCGATCGGGGCCAGCCAGAACAGCCAAAGCTGCGAGATATATTCGCCGCCGGCGAACAACGCCGGGCCGGTGCTGCGCGCCGGATTGACCGATGTGTTGGTGACGGGAATGGAAACGAGATGGATGAGCGTCAACGCTGGGCCAATGGCCAGGCCCGCAAAACCGGCCGGCGCAAGCGGCGAAGTCGCGCCATGAATGATAAGCACGAAGAAGAAAGTCATCACAACCTCCATCACGAGGCAGGACAGAAGATTGTAGTGACCAGGACTCAATTCGCCGTAGCCGTTGGAGGCGAAGCCGCCGAGCGTGAAGCCGGGATGCCCGCTTGCGATGATATAAAGCACCGCCGCCGCTGCGATCGCGCCGACCACCTGCGCGATGATGTAAGGCAATACATAGTTTGAGGTGATCCGCTCTCCAGCCCACAGGCCAATCGTCACGGCGGGATTAAAATGGCCGCCGGAAATGGGTCCGACGGCATAGACCATCGTCAACACCGTGAGGCCAAACGCCAGCGCAACGCCGGCAAAAGCAATTCCAAGCTGTGGAAAAGCGGCGGCGAGAACGGCGCTGCCGCAGCCGCCAAAGGTAAGCCAGAAGGTGCCGAGAAACTCGGCGCTCACGCGTTGAACCAGTGAATTGCTCATCGATCGTGTCCCCCAAAAATATTTTTTATGCGGGATCGACCAGGCTGGCATCTGACTCCGACGCCCTAGCCGACTGCGCCCAATAGGCTATACCTCATTATTACTGTAAAATCCAAGGTTAAGGCGGGGTTTTGATCGAAGCCTCGTTAACATTTCCATCGGCAACCGGCTCTCGAAGGCTTCGCTAAAGAAGTATTTTGCTAAAGAAAATACAGGGCTGCCGCTCAACCGAGCGGCAGCCGAAGAATGCGGCATGTATCGCCGGCCGCGGCGGGCGGGGCGTAGGGCGGTCGAATGACCAAGCACTGCGCCTCGGCCAGCTGCCGCAAAAGCGATGAG
It contains:
- the aqpZ gene encoding aquaporin Z, translated to MSNSLVQRVSAEFLGTFWLTFGGCGSAVLAAAFPQLGIAFAGVALAFGLTVLTMVYAVGPISGGHFNPAVTIGLWAGERITSNYVLPYIIAQVVGAIAAAAVLYIIASGHPGFTLGGFASNGYGELSPGHYNLLSCLVMEVVMTFFFVLIIHGATSPLAPAGFAGLAIGPALTLIHLVSIPVTNTSVNPARSTGPALFAGGEYISQLWLFWLAPIAGGVIGGLVSRVLYKEPR